Below is a genomic region from Rosa chinensis cultivar Old Blush chromosome 5, RchiOBHm-V2, whole genome shotgun sequence.
ttctttctatttttctctttgtccttatttgttttttcatatgacttgacaaagtctgttaataattgaaaaaagttagaggtccaaatatcaaatttataggtccaactagaaccacatTTCTCACTTTCACCATTTTTACCTTCctgttttctgtttattttataatttaacTATATTACCCCTATCCATTTTCTATTGGAGAAAGGCCAATATTTTCGGCCAGTGTTGAAGCCCAAACTGTGCAACCTAGACGTGAAAAAAAAAGctaagaaaatgaattcggaacTAGATCCAAATCATTCATATCTCTAGCCTTTCCTTTGAGACTTGAATACACCCTAGACTCAGATTTTCATTACTTTTCAAACTATATTGGAATGACTCTATCcttctaagagcatctccaactaggactgtcaattccgacacgacccgataacacgactcgaaacccacacgaaataaagcgggttgaacccgcacgattaaaaagcgggtcagccatgggtcaacccgccatgacccatttaataaatgggtcggccacgggtcaacccgctaacacgaagtgaacccgtataacccgattatgctatattttatcctgaaattttagacgttgggagtatttgatcataggagtagacaatttgaaatatttttccttataattattggattgaattatttatgaattatatataattatttatattcttcgtcttgtagagtttttagtgaatttaatcaatttatgtatttttttagttaaatgggtcgcattgttaacccttaaatgagtcattttgtcaaacacaacacaacctatttattaaatgggttaagcgggttggaaacgggtaacccgtttaataaatgggttgggtttgggtttaaatttttgacacaattattaaatgggttgggtttgggtttgtatcttgcaacacgataaataccttgacccgacacgaacccaacccgacacgacccattgacagccctatctccaaccatttagtcaaaagccaaagccatATGCAAAATATGACTCCCCTAATGTCATCactattcattcaatttttgcatctccaaccatCTTTGCCAAAGTCATTTAATAAATGAATCATTTTCGAGAATTaattaactacaatatgaatttatatatcatacatgattatgttatataatatatcgtcattaattgatttttaaatttttatttatttatttttgggaatcTATATATTCGTGCCACGTGTCAATGTTATTCGGATCCAATATCTTATCTCTATCTCGGTTGAGATTTTATTTACCACGTGATAAGATAAGATTTTCTATCTCAACTTTATTACCGATTTTAGTGCCATGCACGTGTCAGTCGTTGAAAGGCTGGTTATATTACGTTATTGATTTTTATCTGCCACGTGTCGTATCCTATCTTCAGATATCATTTTCCAACCCTCCATAAATACGGAGTCATTCACTCCATCATAGCTCACCAATTCACAAACACATCTCTTCTCATATCAGAAGCTTAGAAATTCTGAACttccttttcattttatatttttggttCCTTGTTGCAATGAATAGGTTTCGGAAATTGCTGatgcaagaggaagaagatgccaTTACAAGAAATCGTCAAAGAGCCCTGGTGATGCAGGCAGCTTCCTCTCATATCTTGAGGATCCAAGAGGAAGAATCACAGTGGGGTGGTTCACAGCCCGGGCGCCAGTATATCGCAAGAGATCTAGAAGCTATGGATCGACGACTGAAGGCTTTATACTTCACTTCATCGTGCAGGTTCCAGGGCGATGTATTTTGCAGAAGGTACAGAATGCGACCTCATGTATTTGACCAAATGATGCATGATGTCGCCAACCACGATTCGTACTTCGTGCAAACTGATGATGCCTCCGGCAGAGTTGGTTTGTCTACCGAACAAAAGCTGACTTGTGCTATGAGGATACTTGCTTACGGGCCTCCGGCCGACCTGTGTGATGAGTTTCTAGACGTAGCTGAATCTACAGCTTTGGAGATCTTGGCGCACTTTACTAGAGCAATCTGGAATGTGTACCACGATCATTACCTTCGTCGCCTAACTTCAGCAGATTTGCAGCGGTTGCTTGATGTTGCCGACAAAAGGGGGTTCCCTGGAATGGTGGGAAGTCTCGACTGTATGCACTGGTAGTGGAAAAACTGCCCAACCTCATGGCAAGAGCACTTCAATGGTTATAAGGGAAACCCCACAATCATTTTGGAGGTGGTCGCATCATACGATGCTTGGATTTGGCACGCTATTTCGGACTTCCAGGTTCCCTTAATGATATCAATGTACTTGGAATGTCTCCATTATTCAACGAAATATGCACATGTGAGGCTCCTCGAGTTTCGTACTATGTAGGTGATAGAGAATATGGCCAATGCTACTACCTAGT
It encodes:
- the LOC112203652 gene encoding uncharacterized protein LOC112203652, which translates into the protein MNRFRKLLMQEEEDAITRNRQRALVMQAASSHILRIQEEESQWGGSQPGRQYIARDLEAMDRRLKALYFTSSCRFQGDVFCRRYRMRPHVFDQMMHDVANHDSYFVQTDDASGRVGLSTEQKLTCAMRILAYGPPADLCDEFLDVAESTALEILAHFTRAIWNVYHDHYLRRLTSADLQRLLDVADKRGFPGMVGSLDCSLNDINVLGMSPLFNEICTCEAPRVSYYVGDREYGQCYYLVDGIYPKWGSFVKAIRNPITPEQAHFTKMQESYRKDVERAFGILQACFAIVRGPARGWDREDLQYIMMTCIILHKMIIDDEREEDEESPIDPDDIPTRPRKAQIYERYEDDREVECNRPELEVFMTRYQGVKCPIVHRVLQGDLVNHLWNMKLQAERNHR